One window of Penaeus chinensis breed Huanghai No. 1 chromosome 3, ASM1920278v2, whole genome shotgun sequence genomic DNA carries:
- the LOC125042392 gene encoding cell division cycle-associated protein 3-like: MGNFTSKHLEEVLKPTKSQETPKSQVLPFDPRSPSDDITRTPIAVSNTPDSSSSESTPRDGKVVRVLKLDPRSPNVEVSRTPIVIETNETRRRNYALKPSKLAQLDTENKLDNMEDDEDQDPRSPTTKVPRTPLEDKVHVFEDSQPVKENKEDNSKEEEVKDENHKTDQENTLVKKLFIDEGSSEKPRRPLASVQNTTAGKTPRGLIQAKQCRNVEEEYNKNHQLILTQLTDQENTVTSSTQFVESI; the protein is encoded by the exons ATGGGTAACTTCACAAGCAAGCATCTAGAAGAGGTTCTGAAGCCAACAAAATCACAGGAAACACCCAAGTCGCAAGTTTTGCCCTTTGACCCTCGCTCACCATCAGATGACATCACAAGGACACCGATAGCT GTCTCAAACACCCCTGACAGCAGTAGTTCAGAGTCAACACCCAGAGATGGAAAGGTCGTCAGGGTTTTGAAGCTTGATCCTCGATCTCCAAATGTTGAG GTCAGTCGCACACCTATTGTTATTGAAACCAATGAAACTCGGCGACGAAACTATGCCCTAAAACCATCCAAGCTTGCACAACTTGATACTGAAAATAAACTTGACAAcatggaagatgatgaagatcagGATCCAAGATCACCTACCACCAAAGTGCCAAGAACACCCCTGGAAGATAAAGTTCATG TTTTTGAAGACTCACAGCCTgtgaaagaaaacaaggaagataatagcaaagaggaagaggtaaaagatGAAAACCACAAAACAGATCAAGAAAATACACTTGTTAAAAAGCTCTTCATTGATGAGGGATCTTCAGAAAAG CCAAGGCGGCCACTTGCCTCTGTCCAGAACACCACTGCTGGCAAGACCCCTCGTGGACTCATCCAAGCCAAGCAGTGCAGGAATGTTGAGGAGGAGTACAACAAGAACCACCAGCTCATCCTCACACAGCTGACAGATCAAGAGAATACTGTGACATCAAGCACACAGTTTGTAGAGAGTATCTAG